One genomic window of Paraburkholderia phytofirmans PsJN includes the following:
- a CDS encoding glycogen/starch/alpha-glucan phosphorylase, translating into MTAVDLEFDQLNSTVDALRRSISNRMMYGVGKDAVTAHPHDWLHAAALAVRDRLVARWMKTTRLQYEQDVKRVYYLSMEFLIGRTFTNALLALGIHDQMKEALASLGVDMDALTDIEPDAALGNGGLGRLAACFLDSMATLGIPGFGYGIRYEYGMFRQQIVNGEQVEAPDYWLRAGNPWEFPRPEVTYMVHFGGRTVQRGEHVEWIDTQHVNATAYDTVIPGYATDATNTLRLWSARAAEELDLGAFNRGDYRNAVDTKNMSENVSRLLYPDDSTPAGRELRLRQEYFFVSATMQDLIRRYQRTHSTFGRFSEKVAVHLNDTHPVLAIPELMRLLVDVHHLQWDKAWKHVTQIFSYTNHTLMPEALETWDVELLARLLPRHLEIIFEINAQFLKHVSEQSGHDAEMIRRISLVDEYGQRRVRMAYLAIVASHKVNGVSKLHSQLMTRDIFADFARVFPDRFTNVTNGITPRRWLAQASPSLSSLIDQQIGKHWRSNLFELEQLRNLRTDSGFIEAFREAKRQNKLRLVHRLAHHTKLHFDPDALFDLQVKRIHEYKRQLLNVLHVIVRYNQIRANPERDWVPRVVMFAGKAASAYRMAKTIIKLIGDVSEKVNHDPLVGDRLKVVFVPNYGVSVAELIIPAADLSEQISMAGTEASGTGNMKLALNGALTIGTMDGANIEICDAVGRENIFIFGHTADEVDNLRATGYRPRQIYEENAELRTALDQIRTGFFSPDDPLRFSDIFHTLVDWGDHYMVLADFAAFAKAQDEVDARFVDKRAWTESAIENVAGMGQFSSDRTIGEYARNIWHVNPLNIE; encoded by the coding sequence ATGACAGCCGTCGATCTGGAATTCGACCAGCTCAACAGTACCGTCGACGCGCTACGGCGCTCAATTTCCAATCGCATGATGTACGGTGTCGGCAAGGACGCCGTCACCGCGCATCCGCATGACTGGCTGCACGCCGCGGCGCTCGCCGTGCGCGACCGGCTGGTCGCGCGCTGGATGAAGACCACGCGCCTGCAATACGAACAGGACGTGAAACGCGTCTACTACCTGTCGATGGAGTTCCTGATCGGCCGGACCTTTACGAACGCCTTGCTCGCGCTGGGCATCCACGATCAGATGAAGGAAGCGCTGGCGAGCCTGGGCGTGGATATGGATGCGCTGACCGATATCGAGCCGGACGCCGCGCTCGGCAACGGCGGCCTCGGCCGGCTCGCGGCCTGCTTTCTCGATTCGATGGCGACGCTCGGCATTCCGGGCTTCGGCTACGGCATCCGCTATGAATACGGCATGTTCCGTCAGCAGATCGTCAATGGCGAGCAGGTCGAAGCGCCGGACTACTGGCTGCGCGCGGGCAATCCATGGGAGTTTCCGCGGCCCGAAGTCACTTACATGGTTCACTTCGGCGGCCGCACGGTGCAGCGCGGCGAACATGTGGAATGGATCGACACTCAGCACGTGAACGCCACCGCGTACGACACCGTCATTCCGGGTTACGCGACCGACGCGACCAACACGCTGCGCCTATGGTCGGCGCGTGCCGCCGAGGAGCTCGACCTCGGCGCGTTCAATCGTGGTGACTACCGCAATGCGGTCGACACCAAGAACATGTCGGAGAACGTCTCACGTCTGCTGTATCCGGACGACTCGACGCCGGCCGGCCGCGAACTGCGCTTGCGCCAGGAGTACTTTTTCGTCTCGGCGACCATGCAGGATCTGATTCGCCGCTATCAGCGCACGCACAGCACGTTCGGGCGCTTCTCCGAAAAAGTGGCGGTGCATCTGAACGATACGCACCCCGTGCTGGCGATTCCCGAACTGATGCGTTTGCTGGTGGACGTCCACCATCTGCAGTGGGACAAGGCGTGGAAGCATGTGACGCAGATCTTCTCGTACACGAACCACACGCTGATGCCCGAGGCGCTCGAAACGTGGGACGTCGAGTTGCTTGCGCGGCTGTTGCCGCGCCATCTCGAGATCATCTTCGAGATCAATGCGCAGTTTCTCAAGCACGTGAGCGAGCAATCAGGGCACGACGCCGAGATGATCCGCCGCATTTCGCTCGTCGACGAATACGGGCAGCGGCGCGTGCGGATGGCGTATCTGGCGATCGTTGCGAGCCACAAGGTGAACGGCGTGTCGAAGCTGCACTCGCAGTTGATGACACGCGATATCTTCGCGGACTTCGCGCGCGTCTTTCCGGACCGCTTCACCAATGTCACCAATGGCATTACCCCGCGCCGCTGGCTCGCGCAGGCAAGCCCGTCGCTGTCCTCGCTGATCGATCAGCAGATTGGCAAACATTGGCGCAGCAATCTGTTCGAACTGGAACAGCTGCGCAACCTGCGCACGGACAGCGGCTTTATCGAGGCCTTCCGTGAAGCAAAGCGGCAGAACAAACTGCGGCTCGTGCACCGTCTCGCGCATCACACCAAACTGCATTTCGATCCGGACGCGCTGTTCGATCTGCAGGTCAAGCGCATTCACGAATACAAGCGGCAACTGCTCAACGTGCTGCATGTGATCGTGCGCTACAACCAGATTCGCGCAAATCCCGAACGCGACTGGGTGCCGCGCGTGGTGATGTTCGCCGGCAAGGCCGCGTCCGCGTATCGGATGGCGAAGACCATCATCAAACTGATCGGCGACGTGAGCGAGAAGGTCAATCACGATCCGCTGGTGGGCGACCGTCTGAAAGTGGTGTTCGTGCCGAACTACGGCGTGAGCGTGGCGGAGTTGATCATTCCGGCCGCGGATCTGTCGGAGCAGATTTCGATGGCCGGCACGGAAGCATCGGGCACCGGCAACATGAAACTCGCGCTCAACGGCGCGTTGACGATCGGCACGATGGACGGCGCGAATATCGAAATCTGCGACGCGGTGGGCCGCGAGAACATCTTCATCTTCGGCCATACCGCCGACGAAGTGGACAACCTGCGCGCCACCGGCTACCGGCCGCGGCAAATCTACGAAGAGAATGCGGAACTGCGCACGGCGCTCGACCAGATTCGCACGGGCTTCTTCTCGCCGGACGATCCGCTGCGCTTCTCGGATATTTTCCACACGCTGGTCGACTGGGGCGATCACTACATGGTGCTCGCCGATTTCGCCGCGTTCGCCAAGGCGCAAGACGAAGTGGACGCGCGCTTCGTCGACAAGCGTGCATGGACGGAAAGCGCGATCGAGAATGTGGCGGGCATGGGGCAGTTTTCGTCGGATCGCACGATCGGCGAATATGCACGCAACATCTGGCATGTGAATCCGCTGAATATCGAATAG